In one Rhodoligotrophos defluvii genomic region, the following are encoded:
- a CDS encoding ABC transporter ATP-binding protein has product MTLLSVQNVSVQYSGYGQTVHALSDISFVLEQGSTLGLVGESGCGKSTLALTILGLLPDTARAKGTVSFEGQNLLGLSEAERNKVRWRRLAYVPQSAVNSLNPVTTLFHQFRMAWRAHGGRGDGRARAEELFRRVDLDPALLSRYPHELSGGMRQRAIIALALMFNPSLLVADEPTTGLDVIVQRQVINLLRDLRAKEGMAIIFISHDIGVVAELCDRVAVMYAGEIAEIGPTAQVLSAPTHPYTMGLKQAFPDIREPEAPLVSIAGAPPRLLEVPSYCSFSDRCPFVAPICRQKKPPLAPFGPGQAATCHFGDEAPELRRRAAEPSIWEAEAA; this is encoded by the coding sequence ATGACGCTGCTCTCGGTCCAAAACGTCTCGGTTCAATACAGCGGCTACGGCCAGACGGTGCATGCGCTGAGCGATATCTCCTTCGTGCTGGAGCAGGGATCAACCCTTGGCCTGGTGGGCGAATCCGGCTGCGGCAAGAGCACCCTGGCGCTTACCATTCTCGGACTTTTGCCGGACACGGCGCGTGCCAAGGGCACCGTGTCCTTCGAAGGGCAGAACCTGCTCGGCTTGAGCGAAGCCGAGCGCAACAAGGTACGCTGGCGCAGGCTGGCCTATGTGCCGCAAAGCGCGGTGAATTCGCTGAACCCGGTCACCACTCTGTTCCACCAGTTCCGCATGGCCTGGAGGGCCCATGGCGGCCGCGGCGACGGCCGTGCCCGGGCGGAAGAGCTGTTCCGCCGGGTGGACCTCGACCCCGCGCTGCTATCGCGATATCCGCACGAGCTGTCCGGCGGCATGCGTCAGCGCGCCATTATCGCCCTCGCGCTCATGTTCAACCCGTCCCTGCTGGTCGCGGACGAGCCCACAACCGGCCTCGACGTGATCGTGCAGCGCCAGGTGATCAACCTGCTGCGGGACCTGCGAGCGAAGGAGGGTATGGCCATCATCTTCATCAGCCACGATATCGGCGTGGTGGCCGAGCTGTGCGACCGGGTGGCGGTGATGTATGCGGGCGAGATCGCCGAGATCGGCCCGACGGCGCAGGTTCTCTCCGCGCCAACGCACCCCTATACCATGGGCCTGAAGCAGGCCTTCCCCGATATCCGGGAACCCGAGGCGCCGCTGGTGAGCATCGCCGGCGCGCCGCCGCGCCTGCTCGAAGTGCCGTCCTATTGCAGCTTCTCCGACCGTTGCCCCTTCGTCGCGCCCATTTGCCGACAGAAGAAGCCGCCGCTCGCCCCCTTCGGCCCCGGCCAAGCGGCCACCTGTCATTTCGGCGACGAGGCGCCCGAGCTGCGGCGGCGGGCAGCCGAACCTTCGATCTGGGAGGCGGAAGCGGCATGA